One region of Oryza glaberrima chromosome 7, OglaRS2, whole genome shotgun sequence genomic DNA includes:
- the LOC127780656 gene encoding elongation factor 1-beta has protein sequence MAVTFTDLHTADGLKALEQHLSGKTYVSGNAISKDDIKVFAAVPSKPGAEFPNAARWYDTVAAALASRFPGKAVGVNLPGGGAASSAAAAAPAAKDADEDDDDLDLFGDETEEDKKAADERAASKASSKKKESGKSSVLLDVKPWDDETDMKKLEEAVRSVQMEGLTWGASKLVPVGYGIKKLQIMLTIVDDLVSVDSLIEEHLTEEPINEFVQSCDIVAFNKI, from the exons ATGGCCGTGACCTTCACCGACCTCCACACCGCCGACGGGCTCAAAGCCCTCGAGCAGCACCTCTCCGGCAAGACCTACGTCTCCGG AAACGCGATCAGCAAGGACGACATCAAGGTGTTCGCCGCCGTGCCATCAAAGCCTGGAGCTGAGTTCCCGAACGCTGCTCGCTGGTATGATACCGTCGCTGCGGCCCTCGCTTCAAG GTTCCCTGGCAAGGCAGTTGGAGTGAATCTGCCTGGAGGAGGTGCGGCATCGTCTGCTGCAGCGGCTGCGCCAGCTGCTAAG GATgctgatgaagatgatgatgacctgGATCTTTTTGGTGATGAGACCGAGGAAGACAAGAAAGCAGCAGATGAGCGTGCAGCTTCCAAGGCCTcttcaaagaagaaagaaa GCGGAAAATCATCTGTCCTGTTGGATGTCAAACCATGGGACGACGAGACTGATATGAAGAAGTTGGAGGAGGCTGTCCGCAGTGTGCAGATGGAGGGTCTCACCTGGGGAGCAT CAAAGCTTGTGCCTGTGGGTTACGGGATCAAGAAGTTGCAGATCATGTTGACCATTGTTGATGACTTGGTGTCTGTGGATAGCCTTATCGAAGAACATCTGACTGAAGAGCCGATCAACGAATTTGTCCAGAGCTGCGACATCGTTGCGTTCAACAAGATTTAA